From a single Hevea brasiliensis isolate MT/VB/25A 57/8 unplaced genomic scaffold, ASM3005281v1 Scaf1, whole genome shotgun sequence genomic region:
- the LOC110652778 gene encoding probable receptor-like protein kinase At2g21480: protein MEMEKKHFWNLFPSSSLLSSSMAILLALLYAFFIVVSADTTTFTPADQILISCGSKSLSAIPDGRVFKTDHEAQSFLQTKENILVTDPSADVPSPIYLSARIFVQEATYSFTMKTPGWHWVRLHFFPLKNTRFDLQTATFSVATDKYVLLHDFNVNNETRPFLREYLINVTDPTFSLHFQPMKNSAAFINAIEVVSAPDVLLPDEGTGLSPVSSFSGLTNYGYQVVYRLNVGGPLITSANDTLWRTWENDNKYLKDTALAKNVSIPTSSIKYGAGISPLIAPATVYASAQKMADAETSQANFNITWKFEVDTTFNYLVRLHFCDIVSKSLNDLYFNVYINGKMAISGLDLSSITQELAAPYFKDIVVNSTLMSNGLNVQVGPMGENTGTINAILNGLEIMKMSSSVDSLDGEFGVDGRMALASRSTVAAVGFAMMFGAFVGLGAMVIKWHKRPQDWQKRNSFSSWLLPIHAGDTSFMTSKTSMGSHKSNIYSSTLGLGRYFSFSELQEATKNFDQSAIIGVGGFGNVYLGVIDEGTQVAVKRGNPQSEQGITEFQTEIQMLSKLRHRHLVSLIGYCDENDEMILVYEYMSNGPFRDHLYGKNLPPLSWKQRLEISIGAARGLHYLHTGTAQGIIHRDVKTTNILLDDAFVAKVADFGLSKDAPMGQGHVSTAVKGSFGYLDPEYFRRQQLTDKSDVYSFGVVLLEVLCARPAINPQLPREQVNLAEWAMQWKRKGLLEKIIDPLLVGTINPESMKKFAEAAEKCLAEHGVDRPSMGDVLWNLEYALQLQEAFSQGKAEEETKSSTGVAASPAVAAPTPVSPTSDDRPVSVPDDNRNPAEVRAIDHEHSGTAMFAQFAGLNGR from the coding sequence ATGGAGATGGAAAAGAAACACTTTTGGAATCTTTTTCCATCTTCCTCCCTGTTGTCATCTTCGATGGCTATCCTCTTGGCTCTCCTCTATGCCTTTTTCATCGTTGTCTCAGCAGACACCACCACCTTCACTCCAGCTGATCAGATCCTTATCAGTTGTGGCTCCAAGAGCCTGTCAGCTATTCCTGACGGAAGGGTCTTCAAGACTGACCATGAAGCTCAAAGTTTCTTGCAAACTAAAGAGAATATCTTAGttactgacccttctgcagatgTTCCTTCCCCTATATATCTATCTGCTAGGATTTTTGTTCAAGAAGCCACTTATTCCTTTACTATGAAGACTCCAGGATGGCATTGGGTTCGCCTCCATTTCTTTCCACTCAAAAATACTCGCTTTGATCTCCAAACGGCTACATTTTCAGTTGCCACCGATAAGTATGTTCTCCTTCATGACTTCAATGTTAACAATGAAACCAGACCTTTCCTTAGGGAATACCTTATTAATGTGACCGACCCAACGTTTTCCCTTCACTTCCAACCTATGAAGAATTCTGCTGCTTTCATCAATGCCATTGAAGTTGTTTCTGCTCCTGATGTTTTACTCCCTGATGAAGGCACTGGCCTTTCTCCTGTTTCGAGCTTTTCAGGCTTGACCAATTATGGCTACCAAGTTGTGTACAGGCTTAATGTTGGCGGACCATTGATTACCTCAGCAAATGATACCCTTTGGAGGACTTGGGAAAATGACAACAAATATCTTAAGGACACAGCCTTGGCTAAGAACGTATCAATCCCTACTTCCTCCATCAAATATGGCGCGGGTATCTCCCCTTTGATTGCACCAGCAACGGTTTATGCATCTGCTCAAAAGATGGCTGATGCAGAAACATCGCAGGCAAATTTCAATATAACATGGAAATTTGAGGTTGACACAACATTTAACTACTTGGTTCGGCTGCATTTCTGTGACATTGTGAGCAAATCCCTTAATGACCTTTACTTCAATGTGTACATTAATGGAAAAATGGCAATTTCTGGTTTGGATTTGTCATCCATCACACAAGAATTGGCAGCCCCATATTTCAAAGACATTGTGGTGAATTCAACTTTGATGTCCAATGGATTAAATGTTCAAGTAGGTCCTATGGGTGAGAATACAGGTACCATTAATGCTATTCTAAATGGATTGGAGATCATGAAAATGAGCAGTTCAGTTGATAGTTTGGATGGAGAATTTGGGGTTGATGGCAGGATGGCTTTAGCCAGCCGCAGCACTGTTGCAGCCGTAGGATTTGCAATGATGTTTGGTGCCTTTGTTGGTCTTGGTGCTATGGTGATCAAGTGGCACAAGAGACCTCAAGATTGGCAAAAGAGGAATAGCTTCTCTTCTTGGTTGCTTCCTATCCATGCTGGTGACACTAGTTTCATGACAAGCAAGACCTCAATGGGATCTCATAAATCCAACATCTATTCATCTACTCTTGGCCTAGGACGTTATTTCTCCTTCTCAGAGTTGCAAGAGGCCACTAAGAACTTTGATCAAAGTGCAATCATTGGAGTTGGTGGTTTTGGCAATGTCTATCTTGGTGTGATCGATGAAGGTACACAAGTTGCTGTCAAGAGAGGAAACCCACAATCTGAACAAGGAATTACAGAGTTCCAAACAGAAATTCAGATGCTATCAAAACTCAGGCATAGGCATTTGGTGTCATTGATTGGGTATTGCGACGAGAACGATGAAATGATTCTAGTTTATGAGTATATGTCTAATGGGCCTTTCAGGGATCATCTATATGGAAAGAATTTACCTCCATTGTCATGGAAGCAGAGACTAGAGATCTCTATTGGTGCTGCTCGTGGACTTCATTACCTACATACTGGGACTGCGCAAGGAATTATTCATCGGGATGTAAAGACCACAAACATTTTGCTTGATGATGCTTTTGTTGCTAAAGTTGCAGACTTTGGGCTATCTAAAGATGCACCTATGGGTCAGGGTCATGTAAGTACAGCAGTGAAGGGAAGTTTTGGATACTTAGATCCTGAGTACTTCAGGAGACAACAACTGACAGATAAATCGGATGTGTACTCATTTGGGGTGGTGCTACTTGAGGTGTTATGTGCAAGGCCTGCCATTAATCCACAACTCCCAAGAGAGCAAGTTAACTTGGCCGAGTGGGCTATGCAATGGAAGAGAAAAGGATTGCTTGAAAAGATCATCGACCCTCTTCTTGTAGGCACAATAAATCCAGAATCAATGAAGAAGTTTGCTGAGGCTGCAGAGAAATGCCTAGCTGAACATGGAGTTGACAGACCTTCTATGGGGGATGTTCTCTGGAACTTGGAGTATGCTTTACAGCTTCAGGAAGCCTTCTCACAAGGGAAAGCTGAGGAGGAAACTAAATCATCCACGGGCGTAGCAGCCTCCCCTGCTGTAGCTGCTCCAACTCCTGTTTCTCCTACCTCCGATGACCGTCCCGTTTCCGTTCCTGATGATAATAGAAATCCAGCTGAAGTCAGGGCCATTGATCATGAACATTCAGGAACTGCAATGTTTGCCCAATTTGCTGGGCTAAATGGCAGATAA